From the genome of Gracilinanus agilis isolate LMUSP501 chromosome 2, AgileGrace, whole genome shotgun sequence, one region includes:
- the TRIM8 gene encoding E3 ubiquitin-protein ligase TRIM8 isoform X2 produces the protein MAENWKNCFEEELICPICLHVFVEPVQLPCKHNFCRGCIGEAWAKDSGLVRCPECNQAYNQRPGLEKNLKLTNIVEKFNALHVDKPPAALHCVFCRRGPPLPAQKVCLRCEAPCCQSHVQTHLQQPSTARGHLLVEADDVRAWSCPQHNAYRLYHCEAEQVAVCQYCCYYSGAHQGHAVCDVEIRRNEIREKVSQLKDEVRLQYEKLHQLLDEDLRQSMEILDKAQAKFCNENAAQALHLTERMQEAKKLLSSVQLVFDKTEDISFMKNTKSVKILMDRTQSCTGGSLSPPKIGHLNSKLFLNEISKKEKQLRKLLEGPFSTPVPFLQTVPLYPCGVNSSGAEKRKHQTAFPEASFLESPAGPVGSQFVGQPASAGEGQSSQLGPCSSTQHLVALPGGAQPVHSTSVFTPSHYPNGTAPQQPVIPQYGGRKILVCSVDNCYCSSVSNHSSHQPYPRSGHFPWTVPSQEYSHPLPPTPSVPQSLPGLAVRDWIDASQQPGHQDFYRVYGQPSTKHYVTS, from the exons ATGGCGGAGAATTGGAAGAACTGCTTCGAGGAGGAGCTCATCTGCCCCATCTGCCTGCATGTCTTCGTGGAGCCAGTGCAGCTGCCCTGCAAACACAACTTCTGCCGCGGCTGCATCGGCGAAGCGTGGGCCAAGGACAGCGGCCTGGTTCGCTGCCCCGAGTGTAACCAGGCCTACAACCAGCGGCCCGGCTTGGAGAAAAACCTCAAACTCACCAACATCGTGGAGAAGTTCAACGCGCTGCACGTGGACAAGCCGCCGGCCGCGCTGCACTGCGTGTTCTGCCGCCGCGGCCCCCCGCTGCCTGCCCAGAAGGTCTGCCTGCGCTGCGAGGCTCCCTGCTGCCAGTCCCACGTGCAGACGCACCTGCAGCAACCCTCCACCGCCCGCGGGCACCTCCTGGTGGAGGCCGACGACGTGCGGGCCTGGAGCTGCCCGCAGCACAACGCCTACCGCCTGTACCACTGCGAGGCCGAGCAGGTGGCCGTGTGCCAGTACTGCTGCTACTACAGCGGTGCCCACCAGGGACACGCTGTCTGCGACGTGGAGATCCGGAGGAATGAAATTCGG GAGAAGGTGAGCCAGCTAAAGGATGAGGTGAGACTGCAGTACGAGAAGCTGCACCAGCTGCTTGATGAGGACCTGCGGCAGAGTATGGAGATCCTGGACAAGGCCCAGGCCAAGTTCTGCAATGAGAATGCTGCGCAGGCCCTGCATCTCACCGAGCGGATGCAGGAGGCCAAGAAGCTGCTCAGCTCCGTGCAGCTCGTGTTTGATAAGACAGAAGACATCAGCTTCATGAAG AACACCAAGTCTGTAAAGATCCTAATGGATAG GACTCAGAGCTGCACAGGGGGCAGCCTCTCCCCTCCCAAGATCGGCCACCTCAACTCCAAACTGTTCCTGAATGAGATCTCCAAGAAAGAAAAGCAGCTGAGGAAGCTGCTGGAAG GTCCCTTTAGCACCCCGGTGCCCTTTCTGCAGACGGTCCCCCTGTACCCGTGCGGTGTGAACAGCTCTGGGGCAGAGAAACGAAAGCATCAGACGGCCTTCCCCGAGGCCAGCTTCCTGGAGTCCCCCGCGGGCCCCGTAGGGAGCCAGTTTGTGGGCCAGCCGGCCTCCGCCGGGGAGGGCCAGTCCAGCCAGCTGGGGCCCTGCAGTTCCACTCAGCACCTTGTGGCCCTGCCAGGGGGGGCTCAGCCTGTGCATTCGACCTCTGTGTTCACCCCGTCGCACTACCCCAACGGCACCGCTCCGCAGCAGCCCGTGATTCCCCAGTACGGGGGCCGGAAGATCCTCGTCTGCTCCGTGGACAACTGTTACTGTTCCTCTGTGTCCAACCACAGCAGCCACCAGCCCTATCCCCGTTCTGGCCATTTCCCCTGGACAGTGCCCTCGCAGGAGTACTcgcaccccctcccccccaccccttctgTCCCGCAGTCACTCCCAGGCCTGGCCGTCAGAGACTGGATAGACGCCTCCCAACAGCCTGGACACCAGGATTTCTACAGGGTGTACGGCCAGCCGTCCACCAAACACTACGTCACAAGTTAA
- the TRIM8 gene encoding E3 ubiquitin-protein ligase TRIM8 isoform X1 codes for MAENWKNCFEEELICPICLHVFVEPVQLPCKHNFCRGCIGEAWAKDSGLVRCPECNQAYNQRPGLEKNLKLTNIVEKFNALHVDKPPAALHCVFCRRGPPLPAQKVCLRCEAPCCQSHVQTHLQQPSTARGHLLVEADDVRAWSCPQHNAYRLYHCEAEQVAVCQYCCYYSGAHQGHAVCDVEIRRNEIRKMLMKQQDRLEEREQDIEDQLYKLESDKRLVEEKVSQLKDEVRLQYEKLHQLLDEDLRQSMEILDKAQAKFCNENAAQALHLTERMQEAKKLLSSVQLVFDKTEDISFMKNTKSVKILMDRTQSCTGGSLSPPKIGHLNSKLFLNEISKKEKQLRKLLEGPFSTPVPFLQTVPLYPCGVNSSGAEKRKHQTAFPEASFLESPAGPVGSQFVGQPASAGEGQSSQLGPCSSTQHLVALPGGAQPVHSTSVFTPSHYPNGTAPQQPVIPQYGGRKILVCSVDNCYCSSVSNHSSHQPYPRSGHFPWTVPSQEYSHPLPPTPSVPQSLPGLAVRDWIDASQQPGHQDFYRVYGQPSTKHYVTS; via the exons ATGGCGGAGAATTGGAAGAACTGCTTCGAGGAGGAGCTCATCTGCCCCATCTGCCTGCATGTCTTCGTGGAGCCAGTGCAGCTGCCCTGCAAACACAACTTCTGCCGCGGCTGCATCGGCGAAGCGTGGGCCAAGGACAGCGGCCTGGTTCGCTGCCCCGAGTGTAACCAGGCCTACAACCAGCGGCCCGGCTTGGAGAAAAACCTCAAACTCACCAACATCGTGGAGAAGTTCAACGCGCTGCACGTGGACAAGCCGCCGGCCGCGCTGCACTGCGTGTTCTGCCGCCGCGGCCCCCCGCTGCCTGCCCAGAAGGTCTGCCTGCGCTGCGAGGCTCCCTGCTGCCAGTCCCACGTGCAGACGCACCTGCAGCAACCCTCCACCGCCCGCGGGCACCTCCTGGTGGAGGCCGACGACGTGCGGGCCTGGAGCTGCCCGCAGCACAACGCCTACCGCCTGTACCACTGCGAGGCCGAGCAGGTGGCCGTGTGCCAGTACTGCTGCTACTACAGCGGTGCCCACCAGGGACACGCTGTCTGCGACGTGGAGATCCGGAGGAATGAAATTCGG AAGATGCTCATGAAACAACAAGACCGGCTAGAAGAGCGCGAACAGGACATTGAAGACCAGCTCTACAAACTGGAGTCTGACAAGCGGCTGGTGGAG GAGAAGGTGAGCCAGCTAAAGGATGAGGTGAGACTGCAGTACGAGAAGCTGCACCAGCTGCTTGATGAGGACCTGCGGCAGAGTATGGAGATCCTGGACAAGGCCCAGGCCAAGTTCTGCAATGAGAATGCTGCGCAGGCCCTGCATCTCACCGAGCGGATGCAGGAGGCCAAGAAGCTGCTCAGCTCCGTGCAGCTCGTGTTTGATAAGACAGAAGACATCAGCTTCATGAAG AACACCAAGTCTGTAAAGATCCTAATGGATAG GACTCAGAGCTGCACAGGGGGCAGCCTCTCCCCTCCCAAGATCGGCCACCTCAACTCCAAACTGTTCCTGAATGAGATCTCCAAGAAAGAAAAGCAGCTGAGGAAGCTGCTGGAAG GTCCCTTTAGCACCCCGGTGCCCTTTCTGCAGACGGTCCCCCTGTACCCGTGCGGTGTGAACAGCTCTGGGGCAGAGAAACGAAAGCATCAGACGGCCTTCCCCGAGGCCAGCTTCCTGGAGTCCCCCGCGGGCCCCGTAGGGAGCCAGTTTGTGGGCCAGCCGGCCTCCGCCGGGGAGGGCCAGTCCAGCCAGCTGGGGCCCTGCAGTTCCACTCAGCACCTTGTGGCCCTGCCAGGGGGGGCTCAGCCTGTGCATTCGACCTCTGTGTTCACCCCGTCGCACTACCCCAACGGCACCGCTCCGCAGCAGCCCGTGATTCCCCAGTACGGGGGCCGGAAGATCCTCGTCTGCTCCGTGGACAACTGTTACTGTTCCTCTGTGTCCAACCACAGCAGCCACCAGCCCTATCCCCGTTCTGGCCATTTCCCCTGGACAGTGCCCTCGCAGGAGTACTcgcaccccctcccccccaccccttctgTCCCGCAGTCACTCCCAGGCCTGGCCGTCAGAGACTGGATAGACGCCTCCCAACAGCCTGGACACCAGGATTTCTACAGGGTGTACGGCCAGCCGTCCACCAAACACTACGTCACAAGTTAA